One stretch of Centroberyx gerrardi isolate f3 chromosome 13, fCenGer3.hap1.cur.20231027, whole genome shotgun sequence DNA includes these proteins:
- the btbd2b gene encoding BTB/POZ domain-containing protein 2 → MAAGDNSGRPPCLNFSGPGPLGNGQPSNSVFSMPTSNGGAVGSAGGAQGAARRPNPQLGPGGGESNGVSAGAPPTAQNSLQQPAAGAAAVGAAAGAMATAASNMTATAASNAPQASVPATHSSFSATPAAASVLVYREPVYNWQATKSTVKERFAFLFNNEVLSDVHFLVGKGMGVQRIPAHRFVLAVGSAVFDAMFNGGMATTSTEIELPDVEPAAFLALLKFLYSDEVQIGPETVMTTLYTAKKYAVPALEAHCVEFLKKNLRADNAFMLLTQARLFDEPQLASLCLENIDKNTGDALAAEGFTDIDLDTLVAVLERDTLGVREVRLFGAAVRWAEAEAHRQQLQPTPENKRRVLGKALTLIRFPLMTIEEFAAGPAQSSILTDREVVSLFLHFTVNPKPRVEFIDRPRCCLRGKECSITRFGQVESRWGYSGTSDRIRFSVNRRIFVVGFGLYGSIHGPTDYQVNIQIIHTDSNTVLGQNDTGFSCDGSANTFRVMFKEPVEILPNVNYTACATLKGPDSHYGTKGMRKVTHESSSTGTKTCFTFCYAAGNNNGTSVEDGQIPEVIFYT, encoded by the exons ATGGCTGCTGGAGACAACAGCGGCAGGCCTCCTTGCCTTAATTTCTCCGGCCCGGGCCCTTTAGGGAATGGTCAGCCCAGCAACAGCGTTTTTTCCATGCCAACGTCGAACGGTGGAGCCGTCGGTTCGGCCGGGGGAGCGCAGGGAGCGGCGAGGCGTCCCAACCCGCAGTTGGGGCCTGGCGGGGGCGAAAGCAACGGCGTTTCGGCCGGAGCTCCGCCGACTGCGCAGAACTCTCTCCAGCAGCCCGCTGCCGGAGCCGCTGCGGTAGGGGCGGCCGCCGGAGCCATGGCCACCGCGGCGTCCAACATGACAGCTACCGCAGCATCAAACGCACCCCAGGCGTCAGTACCGGCCACCCATTCCTCGTTTTCAGCCACCCCGGCAGCTGCGTCTGTGCTGGTGTACCGAGAGCCGGTTTATAACTGGCAGGCAACAAAAAGCACCGTCAAGGAGAGGTTTGCTTTTCTCTTCAACAACGAAGTGCTCAGTGATGTTCATTTTTTAGTGGGCAAAGGAATGGGGGTCCAGAGGATACCCGCACACAG GTTTGTTCTGGCTGTGGGGAGCGCAGTGTTTGATGCCATGTTCAACGGTGGGATGGCGACGACTTCCACGGAAATAGAGCTGCCAGATGTAGAACCTGCTGCGTTTCTGGCACTGCTGAA GTTTCTGTACTCTGATGAGGTCCAGATAGGGCCTGAGACAGTGATGACCACACTTTATACAGCTAAGAAGTACGCAGTTCCAGCACTGGAGGCTCACTGCGTGGAGTTCCTCAAGAAGAACCTGAGAGCGGACAACGCCTTCATGCTGCTTACACAG GCTCGGTTGTTTGATGAGCCTCAGCTGGCCAGCCTGTGTCTAGAAAACATCGACAAGAACACTGGGGACGCTCTTGCTGCCGAAGGCTTTACAGACATAGATCTGG ATACATTGGTGGCAGTGCTGGAGAGGGATACTCTTGGGGTGAGAGAGGTGCGCTTGTTTGGGGCAGCGGTGCGTTGGGCAGAGGCGGAGGCTCacaggcagcagctgcagcctacACCAGAGAATAAACGCAGAGTCCTGGGCAAGGCCCTCACACTCATCCGCTTCCCTCTCATGACCATCGAGGAGTTTGCTGCAG GTCCGGCCCAGTCCAGTATTCTGACTGACAGAGAGGTGGTGAGTCTGTTCCTCCACTTCACCGTCAACCCAAAGCCACGCGTGGAGTTCATCGACCGGCCTCGCTGCTGCCTCCGCGGGAAGGAGTGCAGCATCACACGTTTTGGACAGGTGGAGAGCCGCTGGGGCTACAGCGGGACAAGCGACCGCATTCG GTTCTCGGTAAACAGAAGGATATTTGTAGTTGGGTTCGGCCTCTACGGGTCCATACACGGACCAACAGACTACCAAGTCAACATACAG ATAATCCACACGGACAGCAACACGGTGCTGGGTCAGAACGATACGGGCTTCAGTTGTGACGGGTCGGCCAACACCTTCAGAGTCATGTTCAAAGAACCAGTGGAAATACTACCCAATGTCAACTACACTGCCTGTGCTACACTTAAG GGTCCAGACTCTCATTATGGGACTAAAGGAATGCGAAAGGTAACGCACGAGTCGTCATCCACCGGCACAAAGACCTGTTTCACCTTCTGCTACGCGGCAGGCAACAACAACGGCACCTCTGTGGAGGACGGACAGATCCCCGAGGTCATCTTCTACACGTAG